One Rubripirellula reticaptiva genomic region harbors:
- a CDS encoding type III PLP-dependent enzyme domain-containing protein: MQHDLFDFCRGVAPLTPRLARWMIRELSDAESLGKRLDVHGSPLHLHAPAQMRRNIAAFTDVAKTRNIAMDMFYACKANKCRMYLDEAIAAGIGVDVASSNELNAAIEAGFSGSRIAITATSKPEMMLRRAAEVGATIIAGSPEELRRVADFASRASAESLNITIRISGFAFSNQRHDSRFGIDISQVMFAAKTVRVSGLHFHLDGTSIEDRVAAIHQTILLAKSLRQAGHPIAYIDIGGGAPVQYLESESDWIAFHHKLDIQLDRQWCDDEIKPIIFPNRTYGRTKMGRNFVQTDRNYPTWQADSSSVWLAKIFDSGGIADSFRSNGLRLRMQPGRSLLEMCGITVARVISCSPDKAGDTFVTLEMNQTNCKTTSVDFAVDPILVPHDKNNRPPATTGYLAGNYCAEDDLITPRRMRFDRGVQAGDILAFPNTAGYQMHFMESRGHQFDLPENIAIRPTSDELG; the protein is encoded by the coding sequence GTGCAGCACGATCTGTTTGATTTCTGTCGTGGTGTCGCGCCGCTGACTCCCCGACTCGCGCGATGGATGATCCGCGAGTTATCGGACGCGGAATCGCTTGGCAAACGACTGGACGTCCACGGATCGCCCTTGCACCTGCACGCACCGGCGCAGATGCGTCGCAACATCGCGGCATTCACGGATGTCGCGAAAACTCGAAACATCGCGATGGACATGTTCTATGCCTGCAAGGCGAACAAATGCCGGATGTATCTCGATGAAGCCATTGCGGCCGGGATCGGTGTCGATGTCGCAAGCAGCAACGAGCTAAACGCCGCAATCGAAGCCGGTTTCTCGGGATCACGCATCGCCATCACCGCGACGTCAAAGCCTGAGATGATGCTTCGCCGTGCAGCAGAGGTGGGCGCGACGATTATTGCAGGAAGCCCCGAAGAACTCAGGCGTGTGGCGGACTTCGCTTCGAGAGCGAGCGCTGAATCGCTGAACATCACGATTCGAATCAGTGGCTTCGCATTCTCCAATCAACGGCACGACTCGCGTTTCGGCATCGATATCTCACAAGTCATGTTCGCAGCGAAAACCGTACGTGTCTCCGGTTTGCACTTTCATCTCGACGGAACCTCCATCGAAGATCGCGTTGCCGCGATTCATCAGACAATCCTGCTTGCCAAATCACTTCGCCAAGCGGGTCACCCGATTGCGTATATCGATATAGGCGGCGGAGCTCCGGTGCAATACCTTGAATCTGAGTCGGACTGGATTGCGTTCCACCATAAACTCGACATTCAACTCGACCGGCAATGGTGTGACGACGAGATCAAGCCGATTATTTTCCCAAACCGTACGTACGGACGTACAAAGATGGGCCGCAATTTCGTGCAAACCGATCGCAACTACCCGACCTGGCAAGCCGACAGCTCATCAGTCTGGTTAGCAAAGATATTTGACTCTGGTGGAATTGCCGATTCCTTTCGTTCGAACGGATTGCGACTACGGATGCAGCCCGGCCGATCCCTGCTTGAGATGTGCGGCATCACAGTCGCTCGAGTCATCTCGTGCAGCCCCGACAAAGCGGGCGACACCTTTGTGACGCTCGAGATGAATCAAACCAACTGCAAAACCACGTCCGTTGACTTTGCGGTAGATCCCATTCTGGTTCCGCACGACAAGAACAATCGCCCGCCGGCGACGACGGGATACCTGGCCGGGAACTACTGTGCCGAAGACGACCTGATCACGCCTCGCCGGATGCGTTTCGACAGAGGTGTGCAAGCGGGCGACATCTTGGCCTTTCCGAACACCGCCGGCTATCAAATGCACTTTATGGAAAGCCGTGGCCATCAGTTCGACTTGCCAGAAAACATCGCCATCCGCCCGACATCGGACGAACTGGGATAA
- a CDS encoding GDSL-type esterase/lipase family protein gives MRPTLLSLMLLSVLFGGNTSAQDVATEIRFAIPDSDEGLPGAGPIRRYDWMRNIWNKRRSTFADRVEQDQGAIVFFGDSITQGWGDDFGGRFDDLDVNVANRGISGDTTRGMLLRIDDEVIALDPAAVVMLMGTNDLEEHADAETIASNVGLMVDKLNQHDPEMPIVLCLVMPSSESKSRPAAEIKIINAALADLVRGNATVTVVDTWTLFANKDGDAKKEEFPDLLHPNGAGYAKWKSALIPIFATLGFTETGDDDFQVEDGFTSLFNGHDLTGWGYRVTPQSARKGRANWIKRDPSVTWPLVEEDVAFAGQTSTPDHRYRTINGRLVVTTPPEGRKIQQLYTTEDFQGDFTLRLQFRAGVAADSGVFLRGHQLQVRDFPLAGPYKDLTNFRSGDWNDLEVIVVGDKAKCTCNGEILEAAFDVPASGSIGVEGDRGQIEYRRIRIRR, from the coding sequence ATGCGTCCCACCCTGCTATCGCTGATGTTGCTTAGTGTTTTGTTTGGCGGTAACACTAGCGCTCAAGACGTTGCCACGGAGATCCGTTTTGCGATTCCCGATAGCGACGAAGGGCTGCCGGGTGCCGGCCCTATTCGCCGCTACGATTGGATGCGTAACATTTGGAATAAGCGTCGTTCAACGTTTGCCGATCGCGTCGAACAAGACCAAGGGGCAATCGTATTCTTTGGTGACTCGATCACTCAAGGTTGGGGCGATGACTTTGGTGGCCGATTTGACGATCTCGATGTGAACGTCGCCAACCGTGGAATCAGTGGTGATACCACTCGCGGCATGCTGCTTCGTATCGACGATGAAGTCATTGCCCTGGATCCCGCGGCCGTTGTCATGCTGATGGGTACCAATGACTTGGAAGAACACGCCGACGCAGAAACCATCGCTAGCAACGTCGGTTTGATGGTCGACAAACTCAATCAACACGATCCAGAAATGCCGATTGTGCTGTGCCTGGTCATGCCAAGCAGTGAATCGAAGTCTCGACCGGCCGCTGAAATCAAGATAATCAACGCAGCTTTGGCGGACCTAGTTCGTGGCAACGCCACTGTCACCGTCGTCGACACGTGGACACTGTTCGCAAACAAAGATGGCGACGCAAAGAAAGAAGAGTTCCCTGACCTGCTGCACCCAAATGGTGCCGGGTATGCAAAATGGAAGTCGGCACTGATACCAATCTTTGCAACGCTTGGATTTACAGAAACTGGTGACGATGACTTTCAAGTCGAAGACGGTTTCACCAGCCTGTTCAACGGTCACGACTTGACCGGTTGGGGATATCGTGTGACGCCGCAGTCGGCTCGTAAAGGGCGAGCGAACTGGATCAAAAGAGACCCATCAGTCACTTGGCCGCTCGTCGAAGAGGACGTAGCCTTTGCTGGACAGACATCAACGCCCGATCATCGCTATCGCACGATCAATGGTCGCTTGGTCGTGACAACGCCCCCGGAAGGACGCAAAATCCAACAGCTCTACACAACAGAAGACTTCCAAGGTGACTTTACCTTACGTTTGCAATTCCGGGCTGGCGTGGCAGCCGACAGTGGCGTTTTCCTTCGTGGTCATCAATTGCAAGTTCGCGACTTTCCTTTGGCTGGTCCCTACAAAGATCTAACTAATTTTCGGTCGGGTGACTGGAACGATCTAGAAGTCATCGTCGTCGGCGATAAAGCCAAATGCACCTGCAACGGCGAGATTCTTGAAGCCGCTTTCGATGTACCGGCGTCTGGATCGATCGGCGTCGAGGGTGACCGCGGCCAGATCGAGTATCGCCGCATTCGGATCCGCCGCTAA